The genome window TTCGTGCGATTATTGGCGAGGAAGCAGACGCAGCGACTTATCGCATGGTGGCCGAACGTCTCGGTATGGATAGACCAGTTTACGAACAGTTCTTGCGCTATCTCGGCGATATCCTGACCGGCAATTTCGGCGTGTCCATCCGCACGGGCCAATCCGTCATCAATGACATTGCACACGTCATGCCCGCCACCATCGAACTGGCCACATTCGCGATTATCTGTGGTGCCGGTCTTGGAATACCGCTTGGAATACTCGCGGCCGTACGCCGTAATCGCCTGACGGACCATGTCATTCGTGTCGTGACCCTGCTCGGCCATTCGATGCCCATTTTCTGGATAGGCATGATAGGCCTCATCGTCTTCTATGCGACGCTCGGCCTCGTGGGTGGTGGCGGACGTATGTCAGACTACAATATCGGGCTGGCCCCGGAGACGACCGGGTTCCTGTTGATTGACGCTGCATTGGCCGGGGACTGGGAAGTTTTCCATGATGCGGTCAATCATCTTGTTCTGCCGGCAAGCATACTGGGCTACTCGTCAATGGCATACATCACCCGCATGACGCGCAGCTTCATGCTGGATCAATTGAACCAGGAGTATGTAGTCACCGCAAGGGTCAAGGGCCTCTCCAACAGCCGGACCATCTGGTACCACGCATTCGCCAACATCCGCGTACAGCTCGTGACGATCGTAGCTCTGGCCTATGGAAGCCTGCTCGAGGGCGCCGTGCTGATTGAGACCGTGTTCTCCTGGCCCGGTTTCGGACAATACATGACGAACAATATGCTGGTCGGTGACATGAACGCTGTCATGACCTGCGTGCTCATTGTCGGCATCATTTTCATCTGCCTGAATTTGCTTTCCGATGTCCTTTACAAAGTGTTCGATCCGAGGACGCGATGACAACCAAAAGCCTGTACAATACCAAAGCCATGCCAACCGTAGGTATTTCCGCGCGGTTTTCTGGACCGCTGAAAGCATTGGGCGCCGTTTTCAAACGGTTATCAAACGACGTCTCGTCCTGCTTCGGCCTCGTTGTCATCACCATATTGGTGCTTAGCGCGATCTTCGCCCCATGGATTGCAACCCACGATCCAAATCTCGTCAATCTGCCCAATGCGCTTCGGCCCCCGGATGCCCTGAACTGGTTCGGCACTGACGAGCTTGGGCGCGACATCTTCAGCCGCATCATTCACGGTACCAGAATAACGCTGTCGATCATCACCCTCGTTTCGATTGTTGTTGGACCCGTCGGTCTTTTGGTTGGCACGACCGCAGGTTATTTCGGCGGCTGGTGCGACACAGTCATGATGCGGATAACAGATATATTTCTGTCATTCCCCGGGCTGATCCTGTCACTCGCTTTCGTTGCAGCATTGGGTGCAGGGCTCGAAAACGCGATTATCGCAATTGCATTGACTTCCTGGCCGCCGATTGCCCGCCTGGCGCGAGCGGAGACGCTTACATTCCGGTCCGCCGACTATATTTCGGCCTCGCGCATGCAAGGCGCTTCATCGATCCGCATTATCGTGAAATCGATCATGCCGATGTGCCTCCCGTCAGTGCTTGTGCGAATAACTCTGAGTATGGCAACCGTTATTCTGACCGCGGCCGGTCTCGGCTTTCTTGGTCTCGGCGCTCAGCCGCCATTGCCCGAATGGGGGGCGATGATTGCGACAGGACGCCGGTACATGCTTGACAGCTGGTGGCTGGTGGCATTTCCGGGCATGGCCATATTGCTCGTAAGTCTTGCCTTCAATTTACTGGGTGACGGGTTGCGCGATGCCCTCGACCCCAAGCAGCGTTGAGGAGAAGTCCATGACTGATACGGATCAGCTGCTTGACGTTTCCAACCTTTGCGTGAGTTACCGCAAGGACAAGGGATACTCTGATGCGGTGCGGGGGGTGTCTTTTACCCTCGGCCGCGAAAGGCTGGGTATCGTTGGTGAATCCGGTTCCGGCAAATCGACGATCGGCCGGGCATTGCTGAAGCTGCTACCCTCTGCCCGGATCACCGCAGACAGACTTCAGTTTCAGGGCACCGACCTCGTGAAAGCCGGCGAACGCGAGATGCTGACGATCCGCGGGCGTCGCATCTCGATGATCCTGCAGGATCCCAAGTTTTCGCTCAATCCCGTGCACCGAGTGGGCAATCAGATCGCAGAGGCATACCGCGTTCACACGCGTGCCTCAAACCAGCAGGCCCGGCAGAAGACGTTGGAAATGCTGGAAGCAGTTCAAATCAGGGATCCGGAACGGGTATACGATCTCTACCCGCACGAAGTATCCGGTGGCATGGGGCAGCGCATCATGATCGCAATGATGCTGATACCCGAACCGCAACTGATCATCGCCGATGAGCCGACTTCAGCGCTTGACGTGACCGTTCGCATGCAGGTCCTCAATATTCTCAATGAGCTTGTGACAAGAAAGGGCATCGGGCTGATCATGATCAGCCATGATCTCAACCTCGTGCGCAACTTCTGCGACCGGGTTCTGATCATGCGGTCCGGCGAGGTTGTGGAATCGTGCGCGGCGCGGGATCTCATGCAGGCTTCCCACCCATACACACGGGGACTGCTCGCCGCGCAGCCACATATTGGCGGAAGCCGAAGCCCCCTGCCCGTCCTCAGTCGTGAGATTGGTCTTGCAAAAATTGCAGCGGAGGAAACGCGATGAGCGATGTAACCATCAAAGGACTTACGATCGATCTTGGAACCGGAACTGCCCAGAAGAAGATTCTCAATGATGTCAGCTTCGCCGTTGCGTCCGGTGAGTCATTCGGTCTGGTGGGCGAATCCGGCTCGGGAAAGTCAACAATCTTGCGCTGCATTGCCCGCTTGCTGACATTTTGGTCGGGTCAGATCGCCATTGCCGGGCGACCAATCGCAGAGATACCCGGCGCTGACTATTGTCGTGTTGTCCAAATGGTCTTTCAGGATCCATACGGATCGCTCCACCCTCGCCAATCCATCAAGACCGCACTTCATGAACCGCTGCGTATCCACAGGCTTGATCGTCAGCAAGAACGCATGGAGAAGGCGCTCCTTGACGTCGGTCTGAATTCTTCATTCCTGACGCGCTATCCGCACGAACTTTCGGGCGGGCAAAGACAACGCGTGGCGATTGCCAGAGCGCTGATTTTGGAACCCAGCGTCTTGCTCCTCGATGAACCAACGTCGGCGTTGGACGTGTCTGTGCAGGCAGAAGTACTCAATCTGCTCAACGAGATCAGGCTCGCAAGAAAATTGACCTATTTGTTCGTGTCTCACGATCTGGCTGTGATCGATTACATGTGTGAGCGACTTGCCGTGATGCAGTCGGGCAGCATTGTCGAAATCATGAATCGCACAGAACTTAGTGAAGGTCGTGCAAAACATCCCTATGCGCGTGAACTGATCAACGCGAGCATTGAGTATGATCGAGTAGCGTGAGTAAAGCATCCGATACAGCTGTGGCTTGTCCAATGAGGATCGAATGAACACAAGAAGGCGAGAGACACTCACCGCACAATTGGTCCGGCAAGTAACAGACCGGATCAAGTCAGGCGAATTTCCTCGAGGTGCAAGACTTCCGACCGAGAAGGAGATGATCGACGAATTCGGCGTCAGCCGCACGGTCGTTCGCGAAGCTATCGCCAACCTTCGCGCTGGCGGCATGGTCTCGACACAACAGGGTGTGGGCGCCTTCGTCGTGCAGAATACGGCCTTGCCGGCCTTCCGCATCGCGGAGGAGGATCTCTCGGTACTTGAACAGGTCGTCAAAGGGCTGGAACTTCGAATTGCAGTGGAGTCAGAAGCAGCGGCGCTCGCCGCCCAGCGCCGCAGTGAAAGTGACATTCTTGCAATCGAGTCCGCTTGCGACACCATGGCAGACGCTATCAAGACTGGCAGCGACAGCATTGAAGCAGACCTGAATTTTCACCGTGCAATCGCCCGTGCAAGCCAGAACGATCACTTTCTGAAGATCTTCAACTACCTCGGTGAAGTTTTAATTCCCAGAGCACGGTTGCAGACCCATCGTTTCGAAGAGTTTACACTCTCGGAATATCTGGAGCGCATCAACTCCGAGCACCGTCAGGTTCTCTTTGCCATCCGCCGGGGCGATACAGATGGCGCCCGCGCAACAATGCGGATGCATTTGAGCGGTAGCCGCGATCGGCTCCAACAGACCATACCCGAACGGAGATGATTGATCAGGACAACATGTCCGCATTGTCCAGACAATTGCGGGATACGGTCCATTTTACCAGATCGTTCAATGCGGACACTTCAACTTTCGCACAATGGCAGTCTACGAACCGGGCATTTGTTGCGGAAGCGCTTGGCGCCGGCAATGCACAAGCTGCACAATCGCGGACGCTTGATCAGCGAGATCATAAATCTCACCAGACGCGGCTTCTGGAACTCACGTTCAGCAGCGGAGAGAAAACCGAAGCCTTTCTTCTTCTGCCTTCCGTGAGGAAAAAGAGTCCCGCGGTTTTATTGCTGCACGATCACGGTTCGCGCTTTGACATTGGCAAAGAAAAGCTGATTCAAACTTCGAACCCCGACAAAGCACGATCTGCAAGGGAATGGATCAAGCGCTGCTACGGCAATCGTTATCTCGGTGATGTTCTCGTCAAACGCGGCTACGTCGTTTTATGTGCCGATGCCTTGGGCTGGAGCAGCCGCCAGGGAAACGGGTACGACACGCAGCAGGCGCTGGCAGCCAATCTGATGCAGTTTGGGACTTCGCTTGCCGCGGTCGTGGCTTCCGAAGATGTGCAGGCCGCGCTGTTTTTGAGCGCACTGCCGCAAGTCGATGAACGCTTCGTGGCAAGCATGGGCTTCTCATTCGGAGGGTTCCGCGCATGGCAGGTAGCTGCTCTCACCTCGACAATTCGTGCCTCGGTGGCAATCAATTGGATGGGGCAACTCGCCGGGCTGATGCAACCAGGAGCCAATTTATTGCGCGGGCAATCGGCGTATTACATGTTGCATCCACCACTTGCCGGAAAACTGGATTATCCGGATATTGCCGCACTTGTCGCTCCGCGCCCCGCGCTTTTCTTTGCGGGGGACCGAGATCCGCACTTCCCCCGAGAAACCGTAGAGGCAGCATTCGCCGCACTTGCCTCCCGTTGGTCGGACGCAGGCGCCGCAACGCATCTGGAAACCAGGATTTGGCCAGCCGGTCACGCCTTTGGACCCGCGCAGCAGGACGCAGCGATTCAATGGATGGGTTCGGCGCTCGGTCAATAGCGTTTCAGGCATCCCGGTTTAGCGCGCGCGGGACGCCCGTGAACTATTGCGGTCCAAGCCTGTCAATCAGAGCCTGCAAGTCCTGATGGTCCTGTTCCGTGCAGTCCACAAGGGGTGGACGGACCGGTCCAGCTGATTTGCCGACAAGGCGCGCACCAGCTTTGACAATACTGACAGCATACCCGCCGCCTCGATTGCGAATACCGATGTAGGGCAGGAAGAACTCTTTCAGGAGCCGCTCCGTGACCGTGCGATCACCAGTGCGCACAGCACCGTAAAACTCCATCGCAGTCTTTGGTATGAAATTGAAGACAGCCGACGAGTAGACAGGAAAGCCTGCCGCATTATACGCCTCGGCATAGACTTCCGCGGTCGGGAGGCCACCAAGGTAGCTCAATCGATCACCCAGTCTGCTGCGGATTAGGGTAACGGCTTCAATATCGCCAATACCGTCCTTGAAACCAATGAGGTTGCGGTTCCTTTCCGCCAATCGTTCGAGCGTGTCAGCGTCCAATCGACAGACATTGCGGTTATAAACGATTACGCCAATTTCTACCGACCGGCACACGGCCTCGATATGAGCGGCGAGGCCCTGCTGACTGGTTTCGGTCAGGTAGTGGGGAAGAAGCAGTATCCCCGCAGCGCCTGCCGTCTGGGCAGTGCGTGCCATCTCAATTGCCATTCGTGTGCTATACCCCGCACCGGCAATGATCGGAGTATGGGAACCACAGGTGTCGACTGCCGCGCGGATAACCTGCGCATGCTCAGCGAGAGTCAGTGAGAAACCTTCGCCCGTTCCCCCAGCTGCAAAGAGAACTGTGGCTCCATAGGGCATCAACCATTCGAGCCGCGATTTGTAACCGGAGGCGTCGAATTCACCTTGTTCATCGAAATCTGTGAGAGGAAATGACATCAATCCGGATG of Phyllobacterium zundukense contains these proteins:
- a CDS encoding ABC transporter permease, with translation MTHERVYAGIRQGATILVTLFGLLVLTFCIGRLMPVDPVRAIIGEEADAATYRMVAERLGMDRPVYEQFLRYLGDILTGNFGVSIRTGQSVINDIAHVMPATIELATFAIICGAGLGIPLGILAAVRRNRLTDHVIRVVTLLGHSMPIFWIGMIGLIVFYATLGLVGGGGRMSDYNIGLAPETTGFLLIDAALAGDWEVFHDAVNHLVLPASILGYSSMAYITRMTRSFMLDQLNQEYVVTARVKGLSNSRTIWYHAFANIRVQLVTIVALAYGSLLEGAVLIETVFSWPGFGQYMTNNMLVGDMNAVMTCVLIVGIIFICLNLLSDVLYKVFDPRTR
- a CDS encoding ABC transporter permease; translated protein: MTTKSLYNTKAMPTVGISARFSGPLKALGAVFKRLSNDVSSCFGLVVITILVLSAIFAPWIATHDPNLVNLPNALRPPDALNWFGTDELGRDIFSRIIHGTRITLSIITLVSIVVGPVGLLVGTTAGYFGGWCDTVMMRITDIFLSFPGLILSLAFVAALGAGLENAIIAIALTSWPPIARLARAETLTFRSADYISASRMQGASSIRIIVKSIMPMCLPSVLVRITLSMATVILTAAGLGFLGLGAQPPLPEWGAMIATGRRYMLDSWWLVAFPGMAILLVSLAFNLLGDGLRDALDPKQR
- a CDS encoding ABC transporter ATP-binding protein gives rise to the protein MTDTDQLLDVSNLCVSYRKDKGYSDAVRGVSFTLGRERLGIVGESGSGKSTIGRALLKLLPSARITADRLQFQGTDLVKAGEREMLTIRGRRISMILQDPKFSLNPVHRVGNQIAEAYRVHTRASNQQARQKTLEMLEAVQIRDPERVYDLYPHEVSGGMGQRIMIAMMLIPEPQLIIADEPTSALDVTVRMQVLNILNELVTRKGIGLIMISHDLNLVRNFCDRVLIMRSGEVVESCAARDLMQASHPYTRGLLAAQPHIGGSRSPLPVLSREIGLAKIAAEETR
- a CDS encoding ABC transporter ATP-binding protein, producing the protein MSDVTIKGLTIDLGTGTAQKKILNDVSFAVASGESFGLVGESGSGKSTILRCIARLLTFWSGQIAIAGRPIAEIPGADYCRVVQMVFQDPYGSLHPRQSIKTALHEPLRIHRLDRQQERMEKALLDVGLNSSFLTRYPHELSGGQRQRVAIARALILEPSVLLLDEPTSALDVSVQAEVLNLLNEIRLARKLTYLFVSHDLAVIDYMCERLAVMQSGSIVEIMNRTELSEGRAKHPYARELINASIEYDRVA
- a CDS encoding FadR/GntR family transcriptional regulator, coding for MNTRRRETLTAQLVRQVTDRIKSGEFPRGARLPTEKEMIDEFGVSRTVVREAIANLRAGGMVSTQQGVGAFVVQNTALPAFRIAEEDLSVLEQVVKGLELRIAVESEAAALAAQRRSESDILAIESACDTMADAIKTGSDSIEADLNFHRAIARASQNDHFLKIFNYLGEVLIPRARLQTHRFEEFTLSEYLERINSEHRQVLFAIRRGDTDGARATMRMHLSGSRDRLQQTIPERR
- a CDS encoding dienelactone hydrolase family protein, which translates into the protein MSALSRQLRDTVHFTRSFNADTSTFAQWQSTNRAFVAEALGAGNAQAAQSRTLDQRDHKSHQTRLLELTFSSGEKTEAFLLLPSVRKKSPAVLLLHDHGSRFDIGKEKLIQTSNPDKARSAREWIKRCYGNRYLGDVLVKRGYVVLCADALGWSSRQGNGYDTQQALAANLMQFGTSLAAVVASEDVQAALFLSALPQVDERFVASMGFSFGGFRAWQVAALTSTIRASVAINWMGQLAGLMQPGANLLRGQSAYYMLHPPLAGKLDYPDIAALVAPRPALFFAGDRDPHFPRETVEAAFAALASRWSDAGAATHLETRIWPAGHAFGPAQQDAAIQWMGSALGQ
- the kdgD gene encoding 5-dehydro-4-deoxyglucarate dehydratase yields the protein MSFPLTDFDEQGEFDASGYKSRLEWLMPYGATVLFAAGGTGEGFSLTLAEHAQVIRAAVDTCGSHTPIIAGAGYSTRMAIEMARTAQTAGAAGILLLPHYLTETSQQGLAAHIEAVCRSVEIGVIVYNRNVCRLDADTLERLAERNRNLIGFKDGIGDIEAVTLIRSRLGDRLSYLGGLPTAEVYAEAYNAAGFPVYSSAVFNFIPKTAMEFYGAVRTGDRTVTERLLKEFFLPYIGIRNRGGGYAVSIVKAGARLVGKSAGPVRPPLVDCTEQDHQDLQALIDRLGPQ